One window from the genome of Heptranchias perlo isolate sHepPer1 chromosome 22, sHepPer1.hap1, whole genome shotgun sequence encodes:
- the LOC137340520 gene encoding trinucleotide repeat-containing gene 6A protein-like isoform X5, translated as MRGLEANATKEAQEKQNRDRVQEKEEQLMEERKKRKDDKKKKEAALKKAIEQKNKVPESTKTSQSQPQPANPNSGTSTTTSNNSNAKRVPVNTQQQALSRYPPREVPPRFRHQEQKQLLKRGQQLPSAAGTATPVLTSQSGGSAVTVQPVTNGQLHYSSKTQTGMPPIRHLVSHSPNQSDLNHSGLGSHYENSHWGPVSTNSDSTTNWDKVIVDGSDKEAWPSITGSDPELASECMDVDSASSSGSEKNLNIMASGSTVGDGDGNRTGNGNGSSSQFVVGNVSNNVGNGSINGPWGGSRGSLSSTCQGSAENMDGKPESDHGKLNAWGSIGSTSSGSLNPNGLNPNANLGVWPVLENDGNTVQGPVPGGNSGTNVQRSTVGQMLNNQSVNMGLSAHGSWGGLQENSDAEVNGTRKVSFSGQPQNLNTEMNGPNNTTNPLTSSLPNSTSSMQTNELPKLTGPGAWGVPLGMSTVNPSQLQASSITNGTSVSQLGNGGISEGMNSGSYGTTWGTSGTNYSGEKCPGSSSNLGQASGDTVNATLAQSTINGSGSTSYKSNGGSNRGGVAWESGVVNSHNMAWGTGNSIGSGGTRRVWGNPAPNANTGTNVSNGEWNKLPNNQHSNNGLNGSGNRKGTNGWKSLDDALCGQNSTTSQPSEQNNIWVKTPTSTSGTVDSEGSTESTGSRHDRMSVGSGDGNSRRGEKRKPDKQGNVQSILSRTDLDPRVLSNTGWGQTPIKQNTAWDIEPSAKSERKTDNGTEAWGGRVSQTSNSGGWGDGPGPNSNDTSSVSGWGDPKPATVSCNTGWGDTKGSSSEGGWEDNSAATGMVKSNQMWGGNKEEKSTAWNDAQKVKQGWVDGQKSNQGWVMSGADGWGENSRGGQWGEPQKTSSGGWDNDSDRSVSGWSEPGRPGTGRSTWASSNNSNPNNTAGWGEPAKPAQPQGWGEPAKPAQPQGWGEPAKPAQPQGWGEPAKPAQPQGWGEPAKPAQPQGWGEPAKPAQPQGWGEPAKPAQPQGWGEPAKPAQPQGWGEPAKPSNSADWNKPQDSNSSWGAAPPANKPSGPGWLNGPMPAPSKEEEPTGWEEPSPESIRRKMEIDDGTAAWGDPSKYNYKSVNMWNKNVQSSGSSSEQPAQVQPTTTPQQAPPQLPQQMPPSSAMPNKENSGSGWGETYTIQTKPEFSWGEPPALTATVDNGTVAWGQPMDTGTSWREPVNDSAGTSGWGNTPAAPPPPNRSGPKPMQDGWGDEEASVPGTRHSSWEEEEGESVMWNSNISQDNNSSSNWAPKKMAQKGMMKGGNKPDDMWMNQLMKQFSNIGFSREPAEETKSNKMDIPVGMLRDKRMEMDKHGINIGEYNGIIGKGHASRPQISKESSMERNPYYDKLSLSLSNQDGIIAEEPQNLPYMSTPSMKLPPSNGALPNQALGSMGLGMQNLNSVRQNGNPNVFGGSNAAAQARGMQQPPAQPLNSSQPNLRAQVPPPLLSPQVPASLLKYATANGSLNTALLNFGPQQVAMLNQLSQLNQLSQLSQISQLQRLLLQQQKAQNQRNVPGPMRQSQEQAARVLNMQQMLQHPRQLDTSLPKQQPPSQQPMHKPFPENLMPPTPHELQTKEPPSLNSYSSYPLGLNPNLNVPLDFGSIVNLKEPQSQQSRLKQWTASENLPVNSSLDQNSSKHGATSSGLSICSGKLLEESPFGHFDISMNSLASPPGSVGDGWPSAKSPSDKLSSNVNWPPEFRPGEPWKGYQNIDPETDPYVTPGSVMTNLSISTARDLDLLRDRNNGSSSSMNTTLPSTSAWSLVGASSYNSSLSSTAQSTPARIGDPKSTWSPGPVTNASLAHELWKVPLLPKNTTAPSRPPPGLTNQKPSSSWGNSSLRVGGGWGNSESRYNPGPSWGDISSGRITNWLVLKNLTPQIDGSTLRTLCMQHGPLITFHLNLPHGNALVCYSSKEEAAKAQKSLHMCVLGNTTILAEFASEDEINRFFAQGQSLTPSLGWQSLGSSQNRIAPIDSSHPFSNRNDLNHWNGAGLSGTGSGDLHGTSLWGTPNYSTSLWGTPSSNDTRGIGSPSPINAFLPVDHLGGGESI; from the exons ATTTAAACCATAGTGGTTTGGGATCGCATTATGAAAATTCTCACTGGGGACCTGTCTCTACCAACAGTGACTCTACTACAAATTGGGATAAAGTTATTGTAGACGGGTCCGACAAAGAAGCCTGGCCTTCAATCACTGGCAGTGACCCAGAGTTAGCTTCAGAATGCATGGACGTTGACTCTGCTTCAAGCTCTGGGTCAGAGAAGAACCTCAATATCATGGCTTCGGGGAGCACAGTTGGTGATGGCGATGGGAACCGAACGGGCAATGGAAATGGTTCTTCGAGCCAGTTTGTGGTTGGAAATGTCAgcaataatgtaggaaatggaagTATTAATGGGCCTTGGGGAGGGTCTCGAGGCTCTTTGTCAAGCACATGTCAGGGTTCTGCAGAAAATATGGATGGCAAACCAGaaagtgaccatggtaaactgaaTGCTTGGGGCAGCATAGGTTCCACATCAAGTGGATCCCTGAATCCAAATGGTTTGAATCCAAATGCCAACCTAGGTGTCTGGCCCGTgttggaaaatgatggaaatactgtGCAAGGACCTGTGCCAGGTGGCAATTCTGGCACCAATGTTCAACGTAGCACTGTAGGTCAAATGCTGAATAATCAGAGTGTTAACATGGGACTATCAGCTCATGGTTCGTGGGGAGGACTTCAGGAGAATTCTGATGCAGAAGTTAATGGTACAAGGAAGGTTTCATTCAGTGGACAACCTCAAAACCTTAACACTGAAATGAATGGACCAAATAACACTACTAACCCTTTGACCTCTAGCTTACCAAACTCTACTAGTTCGATGCAGACAAATGAACTGCCTAAACTTACAGGGCCTGGGGCCTGGGGTGTACCCTTAGGAATGAGCACAGTAAACCCATCTCAGCTTCAGGCCTCTTCAATTACAAATGGCACTTCTGTTTCTCAGCTTGGCAATGGAGGAATTAGTGAGGGAATGAACAGTGGGTCTTATGGTACGACTTGGGGTACATCTGGCACTAACTACTCTGGAGAAAAATGTCCAGGCTCAAGCAGTAATTTGGGGCAAGCTAGTGGTGACACTGTGAATGCAACTCTAGCACAATCCACTATTAATGGATCTGGAAGTACTTCTTACAAAAGTAATGGGGGAAGCAATAGAGGGGGAGTCGCATGGGAATCTGGTGTGGTCAACTCCCACAATATGGCTTGGGGAACAGGGAACAGTATAGGCTCCGGAGGGACTCGAAGAGTCTGGGGGAACCCAGCACCAAATGCAAACACTGGCACTAATGTCTCAAATGGGGAATGGAACAAACTGCCTAACAATCAGCATTCCAATAATGGTCTAAATGGAAGTGGTAATAGGAAGGGAACAAATGGATGGAAAAGTCTAGACGATGCTCTTTGTGGTCAGAATTCTACTACATCTCAGCCGAGTGAACAAAACAATATATGGGTCAAAACTCCAACTTCAACTTCAGGTACTGTGGACAGTGAGGGGAGCACAGAGAGCACCGGGAGTCGCCATGATAGAATGAGTGTGGGAAGTGGTGATGGCAATAGCAGACGTGGTGAGAAAAGGAAACCTGACAAACAGGGAAATGTCCAAAGTATTCTGAGTAGAACTGACTTGGACCCACGTGTCCTTTCCAATACTGGCTGGGGACAGACTCCAATCAAACAGAACACTGCCTGGGATATTGAACCTTCAGcgaagagtgagagaaaaactgacAATGGAACAGAGGCCTGGGGAGGTCGTGTTTCCCAGACTTCAAACTcagggggatggggggatgggcCTGGCCCAAACAGTAATGATACCTCATCAGTATCTGGGTGGGGGGATCCAAAGCCTGCTACAGTCTCTTGCAACACGGGTTGGGGAGACACCAAAGGCTCAAGCAGCGAAGGGGGGTGGGAGGATAATTCTGCTGCTACGGGAATGGTAAAGAGCAATCAAATGTGGGGAGGAAACAAAGAAGAGAAGTCAACTGCGTGGAATGATGCACAAAAGGTCAAACAGGGATGGGTTGATGGACAGAAATCAAACCAGGGTTGGGTAATGTCTGGAGCTGATGGATGGGGTGAGAATTCGAGGGGTGGCCAGTGGGGGGAACCACAGAAGACAAGCTCAGGCGGTTGGGATAATGACAGCGATAGATCTGTGTCTGGCTGGAGTGAACCTGGGAGACCGGGCACAGGCCGTAGCACATGGGCAAGTAGCAACAATTCCAACCCCAATAATACTGCAGGCTGGGGGGAGCCCGCCAAGCCTGCTCAGCCCCAGGGCTGGGGGGAGCCCGCCAAGCCTGCTCAGCCCCAGGGCTGGGGGGAGCCCGCCAAGCCTGCTCAGCCCCAGGGCTGGGGGGAGCCCGCCAAGCCTGCTCAGCCCCAGGGCTGGGGGGAGCCCGCCAAGCCTGCTCAGCCCCAGGGCTGGGGGGAGCCCGCCAAGCCTGCTCAGCCCCAGGGCTGGGGGGAGCCCGCCAAGCCTGCTCAGCCCCAGGGCTGGGGGGAGCCCGCCAAGCCTGCTCAGCCCCAGGGCTGGGGGGAGCCCGCCAAGCCGAGTAACTCTGCAGATTGGAACAAGCCACAGGACAGTAACAGTTCTTGGGGAGCGGCACCTCCTGCAAATAAACCTTCCGGCCCAGGCTGGCTCAATGGCCCGATGCCGGCTCCATCAAAAGAGGAGGAACCTACGGGCTGGGAGGAGCCTTCTCCGGAATCTATTCGCCGTAAAATGGAAATCGACGATGGCACCGCCGCCTGGGGGGACCCGAGCAAGTACAACTACAAGAGTGTGAACATGTGGAACAAAAACGTGCAGAGCAGCGGCAGCAGCTCTGAGCAGCCAGCACAGGTCCAGCCCACAACGACACCGCAGCAGGCCCCACCACAGCTGCCACAGCAAATGCCACCGTCAAGTGCCATGCCAAACAAAGAGAACAGCGGCTCTG GTTGGGGAGAAACATACACCATTCAGACAAAGCCAGAATTCTCTTGGGGAGAACCGCCTGCTCTAACCGCGACAGTGGACAATGGAACCGTGGCCTGGGGTCAACCCATGGATACAGGAACCAGCTGGAGAGAGCCCGTTAATGACAGTGCTGGTACCTCTGGCTGGGGCAACACTCCAGCTGCCCCACCACCTCCAAATAGATCTG GCCCCAAACCTATGCAAGATGGCTGGGGTGATGAGGAAGCATCGGTGCCAGGAACTCGTCACTCcagctgggaggaggaggaaggggagtcgGTGATGTGGAACAGTAACATCTCGCAAGATAACAACTCCTCTTCAAACTGGGCACCAAAAAAGATGGCTCAAAAG ggCATGATGAAAGGGGGAAACAAGCCAGATGATATGTGGATGAATCAATTAATGAAGCAATTCTCTAACATTGGATTTTCT AGGGAGCCTGCTGAAGAAACAAAGAGCAATAAGATGGACATACCTGTTG GTATGTTAAGAGATAAAAGAATGGAGATGGACAAACACGGCATAAACATTGGAGAATATAATGGCATTATAGGGAAAGGACATGCTTCTCGTCCTCAGATTTCCAAAGAGTCTTCCATGGAACGCAATCCTTATTATGATAAG ctgtctctgtctctgtccaatCAAGATGGCATTATAGCAGAAGAGCCCCAAAACTTACCGTACATGTCCACACCAAGCATGAAGCTTCCCCCTTCAAACGGTGCACTACCTAATCAGGCCCTTGGCTCAATGGGGCTGGGCATGCAAAACTTGAATTCTGTTAGACAG AATGGCAATCCTAATGTATTTGGCGGCAGCAATGCAGCAGCACAAGCCAGGGGCATGCAACAGCCTCCAGCACAACCTCTTAACTCATCTCAGCCTAATCTCCGCGCTCAAGTGCCTCCTCCATTATTATCCCCTCAG GTTCCAGCATCGTTACTGAAGTATGCAACAGCCAACGGGAGCCTAAACACTGCACTATTAAATTTCGGTCCCCAGCAGGTAGCCATGCTCAATCAGCTCTCCCAGTTGAACCAGCTGTCTCAACTTTCACAGATCTCCCAGCTACAG CGCCTGCTGCTTCAGCAGCAGAAGGCACAGAATCAGAGGAACGTGCCTGGACCCATGCGTCAGTCTCAAGAACAG GCTGCTCGTGTGCTCAACATGCAACAGATGCTGCAACACCCCCGTCAACTGGATACAAGCCTTCCGAAGCAGCAGCCTCCGTCGCAGCAGCCAATGCATAAGCCCTTCCCGGAGAATCTcatgccccccacccctcacGAGCTGCAGACAAAAGAGCCGCCTTCGCTCAACTCGTACAGCAGCTACCCTCTAG GCTTGAATCCAAACTTGAATGTACCCCTGGATTTCGGCAGTATTGTTAACCTGAAAGAACCACAATCCCAACAGTCCCGACTGAAGCAGTGGACTGCCTCGGAGAACCTACCCGTTAATTCCTCTCTAGATCAAAACTCCAGCAAACATG gTGCTACTTCAAGTGGTCTTAGTATTTGTTCGGGCAAGTTGCTTGAAGAATCTCCTTTTGGTCATTTTGACATTTCCATGAACTCTCTGGCCAGTCCtcctgggtctgttggagatggCTGGCCAAGTGCCAAATCACCCAGTGATAAGCTCTCTAGCAATGTTAATTGGCCACCAG AGTTTCGCCCTGGTGAGCCTTGGAAAGGTTATCAAAACATTGACCCTGAAACTGACCCTTACGTCACTCCTGGCAGTGTGATGACCAATCTGTCAATCTCTACTGCCCGGGATCTTGACCTCCTCAGGGACAGGAACAATG GGTCGTCCTCATCTATGAACACCACGCTGCCTTCAACTAGTGCCTGGTCCCTTGTTGGTGCCTCCAGCTACAATAGTTCCCTCAGCAGTACAGCACAAAGCACTCCAG CCAGAATCGGTGATCCCAAATCCACTTGGTCTCCTGGTCCGGTCACCAATGCTTCCCTGGCCCACGAGCTGTGGAAAGTCCCCCTGCTGCCCAAAAACACTACCGCTCCGTCCCGCCCGCCACCAGGGCTGACCAATCAGAAGCCTTCGTCCTCGTGGGGAAATAGCTCACTGCGAGTGGGTGGAGGATGGGGAAATTCCGAGTCCAGATACAACCCGG GTCCAAGCTGGGGTGACATCAGCTCAGGGAGAATAACCAATTGGCTTGTTCTCAAGAACCTCACGCCTCAG ATTGACGGCTCCACCTTGCGTACACTGTGCATGCAGCACGGCCCACTAATAACATTCCACCTTAACCTGCCCCACGGAAACGCTTTGGTCTGTTACAGCTCGAAAGAAGAGGCAGCCAAGGCACAGAAATCTCTGCACAT GTGTGTTTTAGGGAACACTACCATCCTTGCTGAGTTTGCCAGTGAAGACGAGATTAATCGCTTCTTTGCACAAGGCCAGTCGCTGACTCCCTCTCTGGGCTGGCAATCTCTGGGATCCAGCCAGAACCGCATCGCACCCATTGACAGTTCCCACCCATTCTCAAACCGCAATGATCTCAATCACTGGAATGGTGCTGGGCTGTCGGGAACTGGTAGTGGAGACCTCCACGGCACTTCACTCTGGGGCACCCCCAATTATTCCACTAGCCTGTGGGGAACCCCGAGCAGCAATGACACGCGGGGAATCGGCAGCCCCTCCCCCATCAATGCTTTCCTCCCTGTTGACCACCTGGGAGGTGGAGAGTCCATCTGA